One Turneriella parva DSM 21527 genomic region harbors:
- the leuS gene encoding leucine--tRNA ligase, with the protein MSYPFAEIEKKWQLYWENNQTFATGEDLSKPKYYVLDMFPYPSGAGLHVGHPEGYTATDIIARKRRMQGFNVLHPMGWDAFGLPAERYAMQTGIHPKVTTKQNIDNFRRQLKSLGFSYDWSREIDTTSPDYYKFTQWIFLKLFNSWYDAAAKKARPISELKIPSDLEGDAKKKEREDFIANHRLAYIANMPVNWCAELGTVLANEEVDEWVGKGYKVERKPMRQWMLRITAYAERLLTDLEHVDWPAGTLELQKNWIGQSTGALVHFGIAGSPEKLTVFTTRPDTLYGVTFMVLAPEHPLVDKIAADSAKAEIDAYRKTTALKTDLDRQLDAAKKEKTGVAIGAHAMHPVTGEKIPLYIADYVLMGYGTGAIMAVPAHDERDFAFAQQFSLDIRQVVQPRESAAELPVTEDGVAINSPIFDGLKTPEAKEKIIAHLEKEKLGERRIQYKLRDWLFSRQRYWGEPVPVSFDADGFMVAEEESALPLLLPESKNFQPAGTGESPLANLPDWVNHEKGGRKLRRETNTMPQWAGSSWYYLRFADTANKERFASAEKEKYWLNGGVDLYVGGAEHAVLHLLYARFWHKVLYDLGYVTSVEPFKKLVHQGIILGEDGSKMSKSRGNVVNPDTVVAEYGADTFRLYEMFMGPLEQMKPWQSKSIEGIYRFLGRVYRLYFGNTHSDENAPAQPTLSAKLLAAPADEKAVLKVLHQTIKKVSDDIETLSLNTAISQMMIFVNEAYRVESIGKEAAATFVKLLSPFAPHVAEEIWQALGEKGSIALAPWPQFNAEYLVESSFEAVIQINGKIRGRTELAIGISDADFESAARSVDAVKAALEGKTVRKVIVVKNKMINFVVA; encoded by the coding sequence ATGTCTTACCCCTTTGCCGAAATCGAAAAGAAGTGGCAACTCTACTGGGAAAACAACCAGACTTTCGCGACCGGCGAAGATTTATCAAAACCTAAGTATTACGTGCTCGATATGTTCCCTTATCCGTCGGGGGCGGGGCTGCACGTCGGCCACCCCGAAGGCTATACCGCAACCGACATCATCGCGCGCAAGCGCCGCATGCAGGGCTTCAATGTGCTGCACCCCATGGGTTGGGACGCCTTCGGCCTGCCCGCCGAGCGCTACGCGATGCAGACGGGTATTCACCCTAAGGTCACGACAAAACAGAACATCGACAACTTTCGCCGGCAGCTGAAATCGCTCGGTTTTTCGTATGACTGGTCGCGTGAAATTGATACCACTTCGCCCGACTATTACAAATTCACGCAGTGGATATTTCTGAAACTCTTCAACTCTTGGTACGATGCTGCTGCGAAAAAAGCGCGCCCGATCTCTGAACTGAAAATACCATCAGACCTCGAAGGTGATGCAAAGAAAAAAGAACGTGAGGATTTCATAGCCAACCATCGCCTGGCATACATCGCAAATATGCCCGTCAACTGGTGCGCAGAGCTTGGCACTGTTCTGGCTAACGAAGAGGTCGACGAATGGGTCGGCAAAGGTTACAAGGTCGAACGCAAACCGATGCGCCAGTGGATGCTGCGCATCACAGCGTACGCCGAGCGCCTGCTCACCGATCTCGAACACGTTGACTGGCCCGCAGGCACACTCGAGCTGCAAAAAAACTGGATTGGCCAGTCAACCGGCGCGCTGGTACACTTCGGCATCGCGGGATCCCCCGAAAAGCTGACGGTATTCACCACTCGCCCCGACACGCTTTACGGCGTCACCTTCATGGTGCTCGCCCCTGAACATCCACTGGTCGATAAAATTGCTGCTGATTCAGCCAAAGCCGAAATCGATGCTTACCGCAAAACAACGGCGCTCAAGACCGATCTCGACAGACAGCTCGACGCGGCAAAAAAAGAGAAAACGGGCGTCGCCATTGGCGCGCACGCAATGCATCCCGTCACTGGCGAAAAGATTCCGCTGTACATCGCCGATTACGTGCTCATGGGTTACGGCACGGGCGCCATCATGGCGGTGCCTGCACATGACGAGCGCGACTTTGCGTTTGCGCAGCAATTTTCGCTTGATATTCGACAGGTAGTTCAACCGCGCGAGAGCGCGGCAGAACTACCCGTCACTGAAGACGGGGTCGCCATCAACTCACCCATCTTCGACGGACTCAAGACGCCCGAAGCAAAAGAAAAAATTATTGCGCATCTTGAAAAAGAAAAACTGGGTGAGCGGCGTATTCAGTACAAGCTGCGCGACTGGCTTTTCTCGCGACAGCGTTATTGGGGCGAACCCGTGCCGGTGAGTTTCGACGCAGACGGCTTCATGGTCGCAGAAGAAGAGAGCGCTCTGCCGCTGCTCTTGCCCGAGAGCAAAAATTTTCAACCTGCAGGTACGGGCGAATCACCGCTCGCCAACCTGCCTGATTGGGTGAACCATGAAAAAGGCGGCCGCAAGCTGCGCCGTGAAACGAATACGATGCCGCAATGGGCGGGCAGCTCGTGGTATTACCTGCGCTTCGCCGACACGGCGAACAAAGAAAGGTTCGCCTCAGCAGAAAAAGAGAAGTACTGGCTGAATGGCGGCGTCGACCTCTATGTCGGGGGCGCCGAACACGCGGTCTTGCATTTGCTCTATGCGCGCTTCTGGCACAAAGTGCTCTACGATCTGGGTTACGTGACATCGGTCGAACCGTTCAAGAAGCTGGTGCACCAAGGCATTATTCTCGGCGAAGACGGTAGCAAAATGTCAAAGTCGCGTGGCAATGTGGTCAACCCCGACACCGTTGTGGCCGAATATGGCGCCGATACCTTCAGGCTATACGAGATGTTCATGGGGCCTCTGGAGCAGATGAAACCGTGGCAGTCGAAGAGCATCGAGGGCATCTACCGGTTTCTGGGACGCGTTTACCGTCTGTATTTTGGCAATACCCACAGCGATGAGAATGCGCCGGCGCAACCGACGCTGAGCGCCAAACTATTGGCTGCCCCTGCCGATGAGAAAGCGGTGCTGAAAGTATTGCACCAGACAATCAAAAAGGTCAGCGATGATATCGAGACTCTGTCACTCAATACGGCGATTTCGCAGATGATGATTTTCGTCAACGAAGCCTACCGCGTCGAGTCGATCGGCAAAGAAGCGGCAGCAACCTTTGTCAAACTGCTTTCCCCTTTCGCGCCGCACGTGGCTGAAGAAATCTGGCAGGCGCTCGGTGAAAAAGGCAGCATCGCGCTTGCGCCATGGCCGCAGTTCAACGCCGAATACCTGGTCGAATCAAGTTTCGAGGCAGTGATACAGATCAACGGCAAGATACGTGGCCGCACCGAGCTTGCAATCGGCATCAGCGACGCGGATTTCGAAAGTGCGGCACGCAGCGTCGATGCGGTCAAAGCGGCGCTTGAAGGTAAAACCGTACGCAAAGTTATTGTCGTGAAGAACAAAATGATCAACTTTGTGGTAGCGTGA